The Ananas comosus cultivar F153 linkage group 7, ASM154086v1, whole genome shotgun sequence genome has a window encoding:
- the LOC109713131 gene encoding dirigent protein 7-like, whose amino-acid sequence MGNQSHFPVFLLLSLSLTICSFHSAFASSSPHHHKHDHHFNKTMRSLHFSLYQHETINKTGFIVVDGIAGAGVTQTTTPFGTIFVFRDNLTASAEPSASASAVAGVAEGASITSSFDGLRSLSLAKITLKIDGYKGSISILGGTHNTKPSDYPVAGGTGDFLFVQGYIRSSPVDLNGPTVVYKIDFFLYWPPYATAVHVSH is encoded by the exons ATGGGTAACCAATCACACTTCCCAgtttttctcctcctctctctctccttaacCATTTGCTCTTTTCACAGTGCATTTGCTTCTTCCTCCCCACACCACCACAAACATGATCACCACTTTAACAAAACCATGAGGTCTCTCCACTTCTCCCTCTACCAACATGAGACCATCAACAAGACCGGATTCATCGTCGTCGACGGCATCGCCGGGGCCGGCGTCACGCAGACGACCACCCCCTTCGGGACCATCTTCGTCTTCCGCGACAACCTGACGGCGTCTGCTGAACCCtcggcttctgcttctgctgtgGCGGGCGTCGCGGAGGGGGCCTCGATCACGTCGAGCTTCGACGGCCTCCGCAGCTTGTCACTGGCGAAGATCACGCTGAAGATCGACGG GTACAAAGGATCGATTTCGATACTTGGCGGGACCCACAACACGAAGCCGTCAGACTATCCAGTGGCCGGCGGCACGGGGGACTTTCTCTTCGTCCAGGGTTACATTCGGTCGTCGCCGGTCGACCTGAACGGACCGACGGTGGTGTACAAGATCGATTTCTTTCTATACTGGCCTCCATATGCTACCGCCGTCCATGTTTCACATTAG
- the LOC109713331 gene encoding protein NLP1-like has protein sequence MEDDSQPVDLDMLDQILSKDNCNWFETPNSSSFSPLLASSSSVCSEITTQRSIISTNLRIENTNGTQFLDSNAIQRVFSVQSSELHDSRTSWGSSLNERLMHALSYFKETQIDPNVLVQLWVPEKRGNQLVLSTREQPYFLDPNCEKLVNYREISANYQFSAEVDCEGALGLPGRVFLGKLPEWTPDVRLFTPYEYPRVNYARCLDVRGSVAIPVFERGNCSCLGVVEVVMITQKMNYDSELNSICSALQAVNLRSSEVQCVPQIKLNVSCYQAAIPEILEVLRSLCKAHNLPLAQTWIPCVQQGKRGSRHSDENYARCVSTVDSACYVNDPSLFSFHKACSEHHLLRGQGIVGRAFNINQPSFSSDVSALSKFEYPLSHHARMFNLKGAVAIRLRSTLTGSTDFVLEFFLPSYCIGTNEQKLMLESLSSTVQNVCRTLRVVTNKENEDEASLEIRELNSLVVSHSKSLCDGGQEQNKHNFLVKSSQKHKGEGECSKGKVLLESDQKQEDLVKDDEKCSVGKTTEKRYSKNEKTVSLQILQQYFAGSLKDAAKSLGVCPTTLKRICRQYGINRWPARKIKKVNHSLKKLQVVIDSVHGADNALQLPSLYKDIATASCFEDNTQGNNIVHPVSEKDKHSFYVSSSSLFPSTCNLSPNSSRMEIASKEKDRGSAHGENSTREAPKCFSGSSSSLLRKEEKCVRVKVVCGSEKVRFRLKPPWRFQDLKQEIVRRCNIANNVSLNLKYMDDDSEWILLTCDADLEECIHVCNAANAHRVKISASLGST, from the exons ATGGAGGATGATTCTCAGCCAGTGGATTTGGATATGTTAGATCAAATTCTGTCAAAAGATAATTGCAATTGGTTTGAGACCCCGAATTCTTCGAGcttctctcctcttcttgcaTCAAGCAGTAGTGTTTGCAGCGAAATTACGACTCAAAGATCGATTATATCGACAAATCTGCGTATAGAAAACACTAATGGAACACAATTCCTCGATTCAAATGCGATACAACGAGTGTTTTCGGTTCAATCTAGTGAATTACATGACTCAAGAACAAGTTGGGGCTCTTCCCTAAATGAGAGGTTGATGCATGCATTAAGTTACTTTAAGGAGACTCAAATAGATCCTAATGTTCTTGTTCAGCTATGGGTCCCGGAAAAGAGGGGAAACCAATTGGTGCTTTCGACTCGCGAACAACCATATTTTCTCGACCCCAACTGCGAAAAGCTCGTGAATTATAGGGAGATATCGGCGAATTACCAATTCTCGGCGGAAGTGGACTGCGAAGGGGCTTTGGGCTTACCGGGAAGAGTGTTTCTGGGGAAATTACCTGAGTGGACGCCGGATGTTCGACTATTTACCCCTTACGAGTACCCGCGGGTGAATTACGCTCGGTGCCTCGATGTCCGCGGATCGGTCGCTATTCCTGTGTTTGAGAGGGGAAACTGTTCTTGTTTGGGTGTTGTGGAAGTTGTTATGATCACGCAGAAGATGAATTACGATTCTGAACTTAATAGCATCTGCAGTGCTCTGCAG GCCGTGAATCTTCGAAGCTCCGAAGTTCAATGTGTCCCTCAAATAAAG TTAAATGTCAGTTGCTACCAAGCTGCTATTCCGGAGATACTAGAGGTCTTAAGATCTCTTTGCAAGGCGCACAATCTACCACTAGCTCAAACTTGGATTCCGTGTGTTCAACAAGGCAAAAGAGGCAGCCGCCACTCAGATGAGAACTATGCTCGCTGTGTCTCCACAGTTGACTCGGCTTGTTACGTGAACGACCCTTCTTTATTTAGCTTCCACAAGGCTTGCTCGGAGCATCACTTGCTAAGAGGCCAAGGCATAGTAGGAAGAGCTTTCAATATAAACCAACCAAGCTTTTCTTCAGATGTATCGGCTTTAAGTAAGTTCGAATACCCCCTCTCTCACCATGCTAGGATGTTCAATCTAAAGGGCGCGGTTGCGATTCGATTACGGAGTACTCTTACCGGAAGTACGGACTTCGTGTTAGAGTTCTTTCTCCCCTCTTATTGTATAGGAACTAATGAACAAAAATTGATGCTCGAATCATTATCGAGCACCGTACAAAATGTttgccgaactttacgagtggTTACAAATAAGGAGAATGAGGATGAGGCATCATTAGAAATAAGAGAACTTAACTCATTAGTCGTTTCTCATAGTAAATCTCTTTGTGATGGAGGTCAAGAGCAAAATAAGCACAACTTTTTAGTTAAATCCTCACAAAAGCACAAAGGAGAGGGAGAATGTTCTAAAGGGAAAGTGCTTCTTGAGTCTGATCAGAAGCAAGAGGATTTGGTTAAAGATGATGAGAAGTGCTCAGTTGGTAAAACTACAGAGAAGAGGTACTCGAAGAATGAGAAGACGGTTAGTTTACAAATTCTTCAGCAGTATTTCGCCGGTAGCCTCAAGGATGCTGCGAAGAGCCTTGGAG TGTGCCCTACTACTCTCAAAAGAATATGCCGGCAATACGGGATAAACCGCTGGCCGGCGCGGAAGATTAAGAAAGTAAATCACTCCCTAAAGAAGCTCCAAGTTGTTATCGACTCCGTTCATGGAGCTGATAACGCCCTACAACTCCCCTCTCTCTACAAGGACATTGCAACTGCCTCTTGCTTCGAGGATAATACACAAGGAAACAACATTGTTCACCCAGTAAGTGAAAAAGATAAGCATAGCTTTTATGTTTCATCGTCTTCGCTGTTTCCATCCACTTGTAATTTAAGTCCCAATTCAAGTCGAATGGAAATTGCCTCTAAGGAGAAGGATAGGGGAAGTGCTCATGGAGAGAATAGCACTCGAGAAGCACCGAAGTGCTTTTCGGGAAGCTCTTCCTCCTTGCTGCGTAAGGAAGAGAAGTGCGTCAGAGTAAAAGTCGTATGCGGTTCAGAGAAAGTCAGGTTCAGATTGAAGCCTCCGTGGAGATTTCAAGATCTGAAGCAGGAGATCGTCAGGCGATGTAACATAGCAAATAATGTTTCGCTTAATCTCAAGTACATGGATGATGATTCGGAGTGGATATTACTAACATGCGATGCAGATCTAGAGGAGTGCATTCATGTGTGTAATGCAGCTAATGCTCACAGAGTCAAAATTTCTGCTTCTTTAGGAAGCACATGA
- the LOC109713259 gene encoding uncharacterized protein LOC109713259, translating into MGNQSHFPVFLLLLSLSLTICSFHSAFASSSPHHHKHDHHFNKTMRSLHFSLYQHETINKTGFIVVDGIAGAGVTQTTTPFGTIFVFRDNLTASAESSASASAVAGVAEGASITSSFDGLRSLSLAKITLKIDGHDVQ; encoded by the exons ATGGGTAACCAATCACACTTCCCagtttttctcctcctcctctctctctccttaacCATTTGCTCTTTCCACAGTGCATTTGCTTCTTCCTCCCCACACCACCACAAACATGATCACCACTTTAACAAAACCATGAGGTCTCTCCACTTCTCCCTCTACCAACATGAGACCATCAACAAGACCGGATTCATCGTCGTCGACGGCATCGCCGGGGCTGGCGTCACGCAGACGACCACCCCCTTCGGGACCATCTTCGTCTTCCGCGACAACCTGACGGCGTCTGCTGAATCCtcggcttctgcttctgctgtgGCCGGCGTCGCGGAGGGGGCCTCGATCACGTCGAGCTTCGACGGCCTCCGCAGCTTGTCACTGGCGAAGATCACGCTGAAGATCGACGG ACATGATGTACAGTGA
- the LOC109712359 gene encoding pentatricopeptide repeat-containing protein At2g01860-like translates to MNHILSTFNFSNPPLHKNHNEIRRGNGRFGSNRADRIAVSARFRSKPKLSQALHNQQTKTKAPLNLEGSGSQVFDEEGSDKFELSKEEEDDDDESGGCSDDSGWTQEELDAISALFDRPIPRKPVKPSKERPLPLPSPYKTRPDGIPTPKRHIRSNAARSDVSSRLSFSDRVRKNPQVLVKIAREIAALPSPESDVSAILDRYAPFLRKGSLSMTIRELGHMGLPERALQTLLWAQKQQQQKNGLFPDDQILASTVQVLARFGRLKLGSEIKNYLSSASRSVLEAMARGFIRAGNLNLARKILLLAKDGRRTLDSSIHAKLILEAGKTPDGYKLASALLDELGEREEFDLKPQDCTAVMKVCVRLRRFEAVESLFDWFKESGRRPSVVMYTTVMHSRYCDRKYREGLALIWEMEGSNCLLDLPAYRVVIKLCVASNDLARAVRYFSRLKEAGFVPTNDIYCDMIKVYAAFGRVAKCKQLCREAESVGLKLDGETVSLLGETENVR, encoded by the coding sequence ATGAATCACATACTCTCTACATTCAACTTTAGTAATCCTCCTCTGCACAAGAATCACAACGAAATCCGACGAGGAAATGGTAGATTCGGCTCGAATCGAGCCGACCGGATTGCCGTCTCTGCTCGTTTCCGATCGAAACCAAAACTATCTCAAGCTCTCCACAATCAGCAAACCAAAACCAAAGCTCCCTTAAATTTAGAGGGTAGTGGTTCACAAGTGTTTGATGAGGAGGGGAGTGACAAGTTTGAATTGTCGAAAGAAgaggaggatgatgatgatgaaagtGGTGGTTGTAGTGATGATTCTGGGTGGACCCAAGAAGAGCTCGATGCGATATCTGCGCTTTTCGATCGGCCGATTCCTCGGAAACCCGTCAAGCCGTCGAAGGAACGGCCCCTCCCTCTCCCGTCGCCGTACAAGACACGGCCGGACGGTATTCCGACGCCGAAGCGCCACATTCGGTCGAATGCTGCAAGATCGGATGTTTCGTCTCGGCTATCTTTCAGCGATCGAGTGCGCAAGAACCCGCAAGTCCTTGTTAAGATAGCTAGAGAGATTGCAGCTCTTCCTTCGCCGGAGTCGGATGTTTCTGCAATTCTCGATCGATATGCTCCGTTCCTTCGGAAGGGTTCTTTGTCGATGACGATTCGAGAGCTGGGGCACATGGGCTTGCCGGAACGGGCGCTCCAAACCTTGCTTTGGGctcagaagcagcagcagcagaagaacGGGCTCTTCCCCGACGATCAGATTCTCGCGTCCACCGTCCAAGTATTGGCACGGTTCGGCAGACTAAAGCTCGGATCAGAAATCAAGAACTATCTCAGCTCCGCGAGCCGCTCGGTGCTCGAAGCAATGGCGAGGGGATTCATCAGAGCAGGGAACTTAAACCTCGCCCGGAAGATCCTACTACTCGCTAAGGACGGTAGAAGGACATTGGATTCGAGCATCCACGCGAAGCTTATATTGGAGGCGGGAAAGACCCCCGACGGTTACAAGCTTGCTTCGGCGTTGCTCGACGAgctcggagagagagaggagtttgaTTTGAAGCCGCAGGATTGCACAGCCGTAATGAAAGTCTGCGTCAGGCTTAGAAGATTCGAAGCCGTGGAGAGCTTGTTCGATTGGTTTAAGGAATCGGGTCGACGCCCGTCTGTGGTCATGTACACGACGGTGATGCATAGTCGGTACTGCGATAGGAAGTATAGGGAGGGGCTGGCTTTGATTTGGGAGATGGAGGGGTCGAACTGTCTTTTGGATCTTCCGGCGTATCGAGTTGTGATAAAACTCTGCGTTGCTTCTAATGATCTTGCGAGGGCCGTAAGATACTTTTCGAGATTGAAGGAGGCGGGGTTCGTCCCAACTAATGATATATATTGTGACATGATCAAAGTTTATGCAGCTTTCGGGAGGGTGGCAAAGTGTAAGCAGCTGTGCAGAGAAGCGGAGTCGGTCGGCCTTAAATTGGATGGTGAGACGGTATCTTTGCTTGGAGAAACGGAAAATGTTCGGTGA